A region of Panthera uncia isolate 11264 chromosome D4, Puncia_PCG_1.0, whole genome shotgun sequence DNA encodes the following proteins:
- the CCL21 gene encoding C-C motif chemokine 21: MAQSLALSLLVLVLAFCIPWTQGSDGGAQDCCLKYSLRKIPAQVVRSYRKQEPSRGCPISAILFSPRKRSQPELCADPKETWVQQLMQRLDKPPAPRKQAQGCKRDKGAPKSGKKGKGSKGCKRTEQPQTPKGS, from the exons ATGGCTCAGTCATTGGCTCTGAGCCTCCTTGTCCTGGTCCTGGCCTTCTGCATCCCCTGGACCCAAG GCAGTGATGGAGGGGCGCAGGATTGTTGCCTCAAGTACAGCCTAAGGAAGATTCCCGCCCAGGTTGTCCGCAGCTACCGGAAGCAGGAGCCAAGCAGGGGCTGCCCCATCTCAGCTATCCT GTTCTCACCTCGGAAGCGCTCTCAGCCAGAGCTATGCGCAGACCCTAAAGAGACCTGGGTGCAGCAGCTGATGCAACGTCTGGACAAGCCACCAGCCCCACGGAAACAAGCCCAGGGCTGTAAGAGGGACAAaggagcccccaagtctggcaaGAAGGGAAAGGGCTCCAAAGGCTGTAAGAG GACTGAACAGCCACAGACCCCAAAAGGGTCATAG